From the Prunus dulcis chromosome 4, ALMONDv2, whole genome shotgun sequence genome, one window contains:
- the LOC117625514 gene encoding 7-deoxyloganetin glucosyltransferase-like: MDGVGVEVSKRPHAVCLPFPAQGHTSPMMKLAKLLHHRGFHITFVNSEHNHKRMLKSQGPSPIHISQDFCFEAIPDGLPPTDSDAMQDIPSLCDSTSKTCLGPFRNLLANLSLDKTLPPVTCIVSDGVMSFAIKAGEDLGIPMALFWTASACGFMGYTQYRQLIDKGLTPLRGTCYVT, translated from the coding sequence atggatGGCGTTGGAGTAGAAGTTAGCAAGAGGCCTCATGCTGTGTGTCTCCCATTCCCAGCTCAAGGTCACACAAGCCCAATGATGAAGTTAGCAAAGCTCCTACATCACAGAGGCTTTCACATAACCTTTGTCAACAGTGAGCACAACCACAAACGCATGCTCAAATCCCAAGGCCCCTCCCCCATCCACATCTCCCAGGACTTCTGTTTTGAAGCCATCCCCGATGGTCTGCCCCCTACAGACTCTGACGCTATGCAAGACATCCCGTCTCTTTGCGACTCCACAAGCAAGACTTGCTTAGGACCATTTCGCAACCTGCTGGCTAACCTTAGTCTTGACAAGACCCTCCCACCAGTGACCTGTATTGTCTCCGATGGTGTCATGTCATTCGCCATCAAAGCCGGTGAAGATCTTGGAATTCCGATGGCTCTGTTTTGGACTGCAAGTGCATGCGGCTTCATGGGCTACACGCAGTACCGCCAACTTATTGACAAAGGTCTTACACCACTCAGAGGTACATGTTATGttacatga